In Gemmata obscuriglobus, a single genomic region encodes these proteins:
- the rpmJ gene encoding 50S ribosomal protein L36, producing the protein MKVRASVRRICDKCKMIKRKGVVRVICEDPRHKQRQG; encoded by the coding sequence ATGAAGGTGCGTGCGAGCGTGCGGCGGATCTGCGACAAGTGCAAGATGATCAAGCGCAAGGGCGTCGTTCGCGTGATCTGCGAAGACCCCCGGCACAAGCAACGGCAAGGTTGA
- the rpsK gene encoding 30S ribosomal protein S11, translating to MAKSKKKKTRRNVSRGVAHVQSTFNNTIVTITDTNGDTLCHSSGGAVGFKGSRKSTPFAAQRAAEECASKASKFGVKEVEVRVKGPGAGRESAITALQASGLNVKAIEDVTPLPHNGCRPPKKRRV from the coding sequence ATGGCGAAGAGCAAGAAGAAGAAGACACGGCGTAACGTAAGCCGCGGCGTCGCCCACGTGCAGAGCACGTTCAACAACACGATCGTCACCATCACCGACACGAACGGCGACACGCTGTGCCACTCGTCGGGCGGGGCGGTCGGGTTCAAGGGCAGCCGCAAGAGCACGCCGTTCGCGGCGCAGCGGGCGGCCGAAGAGTGCGCCTCCAAGGCGTCCAAGTTCGGCGTCAAGGAGGTCGAGGTGCGGGTGAAGGGGCCGGGCGCCGGCCGCGAATCCGCGATCACCGCCCTTCAGGCGTCGGGCCTCAACGTCAAGGCCATCGAAGACGTGACCCCGCTCCCGCACAACGGCTGCCGTCCGCCCAAGAAGCGCCGCGTCTAA
- the rplO gene encoding 50S ribosomal protein L15: MDLSTVCSPGIQKRRLKRRVGRGIGSGHGKTCGLGHKGQYASAGARLPSGLFEGGQMPLYRRFPKRGFSHATWDKTAAVVNVGDLEAFDANSTVDVAALKGRRLVVGTFDHLRILGEGADKLTKKLTVRADHFSAAAKAAIEKAGGTCDLIPAPKKPVRNKMGSKKKALEAAKAAKKPKA, translated from the coding sequence ATGGATCTCTCAACCGTTTGCTCCCCCGGTATCCAGAAGCGTCGCCTGAAGCGCCGCGTCGGCCGCGGGATCGGTTCCGGGCACGGCAAGACGTGCGGCCTCGGTCACAAGGGCCAGTACGCCAGCGCCGGCGCCCGGCTCCCGAGCGGGCTGTTCGAAGGCGGTCAGATGCCGCTGTACCGCCGGTTCCCGAAGCGCGGCTTCAGCCACGCGACCTGGGACAAGACCGCGGCGGTCGTCAACGTCGGTGACCTCGAAGCGTTTGACGCGAACAGCACCGTTGACGTGGCCGCGCTGAAGGGGCGGCGGCTCGTGGTCGGCACCTTCGACCACCTCCGCATCCTCGGCGAAGGGGCGGACAAGCTGACCAAGAAGCTGACCGTCCGGGCCGACCACTTCTCCGCCGCCGCCAAGGCCGCGATCGAGAAGGCGGGCGGTACCTGCGACCTGATCCCGGCGCCGAAGAAGCCGGTCCGCAACAAGATGGGGTCGAAGAAGAAGGCGCTGGAAGCGGCCAAGGCCGCGAAGAAGCCGAAGGCGTGA
- a CDS encoding DNA-directed RNA polymerase subunit alpha — protein MRVRWRGLELPNRVQADRSNLSDTYGKFYAEPFEKGFGMTIGNSLRRILLSSLEGSAITRVKIQGVQHEISTITGVVEDVTDIILNVKSLVVKNLSDQPKTIRIQKHEAGAVRGVDVQHDETIQIINPEHHIATLTSDVPFVMEMTVENGRGYRTADDNAGKDREVGVIPVDSSFSPVVRVKYDIEETRVGQKTNYDRLVMEIWTNGTLAPQMAIVEAAKILRKHLNPFVQYTEPGPELQLDDGPIEIGPNASVRDQQDAELERKLNMSLAELDLSVRATNCLETEGIQTVRDLVIRTSEELLEVRNFGETTLREVKSKLEERGLALGMRLPPRRS, from the coding sequence ATGCGCGTTCGCTGGCGTGGGCTGGAGTTGCCGAACCGGGTTCAGGCCGACCGCTCCAACCTTTCGGACACCTACGGCAAGTTCTACGCCGAGCCCTTCGAGAAGGGCTTCGGGATGACGATCGGCAACAGCCTCCGTCGCATCCTGCTGTCGTCGCTGGAAGGCAGCGCGATCACGCGGGTCAAGATCCAGGGCGTACAGCACGAGATCTCGACCATCACCGGCGTGGTTGAAGACGTCACGGACATCATCCTGAACGTCAAGAGTTTGGTCGTTAAGAACCTTTCTGACCAGCCGAAGACGATTCGCATCCAGAAGCACGAAGCCGGCGCCGTCCGCGGCGTGGACGTGCAGCACGACGAAACGATCCAGATCATCAACCCCGAGCACCACATCGCGACCCTCACGAGCGACGTGCCGTTCGTGATGGAAATGACGGTCGAAAACGGCCGCGGGTATCGCACGGCCGACGACAACGCCGGCAAGGACCGCGAGGTCGGGGTGATCCCGGTCGATTCGAGCTTCTCGCCGGTCGTGCGGGTGAAGTACGACATCGAAGAGACCCGCGTCGGTCAGAAGACGAACTACGACCGGCTCGTGATGGAGATCTGGACCAACGGCACGCTCGCTCCGCAAATGGCGATCGTCGAGGCGGCGAAGATCCTCCGCAAGCACCTGAACCCGTTCGTGCAGTACACGGAGCCGGGGCCGGAACTGCAACTGGACGACGGCCCCATCGAGATCGGGCCGAACGCGTCGGTGCGCGACCAACAGGACGCCGAGCTCGAGCGCAAGCTCAACATGAGCCTTGCGGAACTCGACCTGTCGGTGCGGGCGACCAACTGCCTCGAAACCGAAGGCATCCAGACCGTTCGCGATCTCGTGATTCGGACGTCCGAGGAGTTGCTCGAAGTACGGAACTTCGGCGAAACGACGCTCCGAGAAGTGAAGTCGAAGCTGGAAGAGCGGGGGCTGGCGCTCGGAATGCGTCTGCCGCCGCGCCGGTCGTAA
- the rpsD gene encoding 30S ribosomal protein S4, whose amino-acid sequence MARNTDPVCKMCRRDQMKLYLKGDRCFGPKCPIDKQKPPPGMHGLRRSKTSEYGIRLREKQKLKRFYGVLEAQFRRYYGLATKAVGNTGEQLLSILERRLDNVVHRLGFAVNRTSARQMVSHGHILVNGVKCDIASMLVKPGDVIKVKTRDSSLKMARDTLAKGTVRIPDFLELTGTQDQPEGRMNRTPTRQDVDERITDIREQLIIEIATR is encoded by the coding sequence ATGGCACGTAACACCGATCCCGTCTGCAAGATGTGCAGGCGGGACCAGATGAAGCTGTACCTCAAAGGCGACCGGTGCTTCGGGCCGAAGTGCCCGATCGACAAGCAAAAGCCGCCGCCCGGTATGCACGGGCTGCGCCGCAGCAAGACCTCCGAGTACGGCATCCGGCTCCGCGAGAAGCAGAAGCTCAAGCGGTTCTACGGGGTGCTCGAGGCCCAGTTCCGCCGCTACTACGGCCTCGCGACGAAGGCCGTCGGGAACACCGGCGAGCAACTGCTGTCGATCCTGGAGCGCCGACTGGACAACGTTGTCCACCGGCTCGGCTTTGCCGTGAACCGCACCAGCGCGCGCCAGATGGTGTCCCACGGACACATTCTGGTGAACGGGGTGAAGTGCGACATCGCGAGCATGCTGGTCAAGCCCGGCGATGTCATCAAGGTGAAGACCCGGGACAGCAGCCTGAAAATGGCCCGCGACACCCTGGCGAAGGGGACCGTTCGCATCCCCGATTTTCTCGAACTGACCGGCACACAGGACCAGCCTGAAGGGCGCATGAACCGCACCCCGACCCGGCAGGACGTGGACGAGCGGATTACCGACATCCGCGAGCAGTTGATCATCGAAATCGCTACCCGATAG
- a CDS encoding tetratricopeptide repeat protein, producing MSNRATAAIVFGVFFVCVLALTGLVVTVKVVVERRGAAARLRAEQAQASEREAGRAEAAAAFADPKSPTPEEAAEFAALFANLTKILEKEDGPALFQQFDPERLFEELVRTGRFDRFGLKPGRADRERFIRGMQNAGARAVFNPLFRWQSTNVRRVRWSADRNEAVVIASHVNDSTALGRVKLKVRWWLVRRPGGWRVFDFEDLDQGLRATHLMGALLTPDMLARLPALQKALLAIRATQAAIARQDYASAEAALAGCRPADLPDPIAAVVYLLRAGIHLARGEPNEALAFLDQVERVEPDAPLTHLMRANCYLQSGEHAKALAAADAYIAQLGPDDEAELTRGSALEELNRLDEARAAYRRANDLDPDAPDPLVALGRVLEPKNRSELGDRLGRAADPGRLYDAVRPEIADDDNGLAADALLDGLRKARPDEPRGLSADVRRQVIAGRFDAARALLERGLKIEAARPQVLEAYLHAMCRAKKGREAYAVVPAEYAAQAFRILANDLDDTVSDAEEPEDELPELRELIAAHRRRVPADPWLLYFEGAVFQHEEEYDRAAAAFAAGAAKLPPVNADPERDEFDERAGFRWRQVECLFRAKRGLEAHEKVEPIAPVFQQLAGLYDRCDDLDGLKKLLVAHRKREPNDIQCVYWQAHLKFRAREYAAAAVLFKKFLRESDDKAANRWTARDEYLRGVLRSEPEAAGAVLAEFGEQPVSNPLRAAVAATAGNRTELERLIAEAIRGGASLWFYSDEDFRTAIGQEQWADLRAKYPAPKLPKEAHERP from the coding sequence ATGAGCAATCGTGCCACCGCAGCGATCGTGTTCGGAGTGTTCTTCGTGTGCGTTCTGGCACTGACCGGCCTCGTTGTGACGGTGAAAGTGGTCGTGGAACGCCGCGGGGCGGCTGCCCGCTTGCGCGCCGAGCAAGCCCAGGCGAGCGAGCGCGAGGCCGGGCGAGCGGAGGCCGCGGCGGCGTTTGCCGACCCGAAGTCGCCCACCCCCGAAGAGGCCGCCGAGTTCGCGGCGCTGTTCGCCAACCTCACGAAGATCCTCGAAAAAGAGGACGGCCCCGCGCTGTTCCAGCAGTTCGACCCCGAACGGCTGTTCGAGGAACTAGTGCGAACCGGGCGGTTCGACCGGTTCGGCTTGAAACCCGGACGTGCCGATCGCGAGCGGTTCATTCGCGGGATGCAAAACGCCGGCGCGCGGGCCGTGTTCAATCCGTTATTCCGCTGGCAGAGCACCAACGTGCGCCGGGTACGGTGGTCGGCAGACCGCAACGAGGCGGTGGTGATCGCCAGCCACGTCAACGACTCTACGGCGCTCGGCCGGGTGAAACTCAAGGTGCGTTGGTGGCTGGTGCGGCGGCCCGGCGGGTGGCGGGTGTTCGATTTCGAGGACCTGGACCAAGGGCTGCGTGCGACGCACCTGATGGGGGCGTTGCTGACTCCAGACATGCTGGCTCGGCTGCCGGCACTGCAAAAGGCGCTGCTCGCGATCCGTGCCACGCAGGCCGCGATCGCCCGGCAAGACTACGCCAGCGCCGAGGCGGCGCTGGCCGGGTGCCGGCCGGCCGATCTGCCGGACCCGATCGCCGCGGTTGTGTATCTGCTCCGGGCCGGAATTCACCTCGCCCGGGGTGAGCCGAACGAGGCGCTTGCTTTCCTGGACCAAGTGGAACGGGTGGAGCCGGACGCGCCGCTGACGCACCTGATGCGTGCGAACTGTTACCTCCAGTCTGGCGAGCACGCCAAAGCGCTCGCGGCCGCGGACGCGTACATCGCCCAACTCGGCCCCGACGACGAGGCGGAACTGACCCGCGGGTCCGCACTTGAGGAGCTGAATCGGTTGGACGAAGCTCGGGCCGCGTACCGGCGGGCGAACGACCTGGACCCCGACGCACCCGACCCGCTGGTCGCGCTGGGCCGGGTGCTGGAGCCGAAGAACCGGTCGGAACTTGGTGACCGGCTGGGCCGTGCCGCGGACCCCGGCCGCCTGTACGACGCGGTGCGGCCCGAGATTGCTGACGACGATAACGGTCTCGCTGCCGACGCGTTGCTGGACGGGCTGCGCAAGGCGCGACCGGACGAGCCGCGGGGGCTGTCCGCGGACGTGCGCCGACAGGTGATCGCCGGTCGGTTTGATGCTGCTCGCGCGCTGCTCGAGCGCGGGCTGAAGATCGAGGCGGCTCGGCCCCAGGTGCTGGAGGCATACCTCCACGCAATGTGTCGGGCGAAGAAGGGGCGGGAGGCCTACGCCGTCGTGCCGGCCGAGTACGCCGCCCAGGCGTTCCGCATTCTTGCCAATGACCTCGACGACACGGTGTCGGACGCGGAGGAGCCCGAGGACGAACTGCCGGAACTGCGGGAGCTGATCGCGGCGCACCGCCGTCGTGTCCCGGCCGACCCGTGGCTGTTGTATTTTGAGGGCGCCGTGTTCCAACACGAGGAAGAATACGACCGAGCGGCTGCGGCGTTTGCGGCGGGAGCGGCCAAATTGCCTCCGGTAAATGCGGACCCGGAACGCGACGAGTTCGACGAACGAGCCGGGTTCCGCTGGCGCCAAGTGGAGTGCCTGTTCCGGGCGAAACGCGGTCTGGAGGCGCATGAAAAGGTCGAACCAATCGCGCCCGTGTTTCAGCAACTGGCCGGGCTGTACGACAGATGTGACGATCTCGACGGGCTGAAGAAACTGCTGGTGGCACACCGCAAGCGCGAGCCGAACGACATTCAGTGCGTGTACTGGCAGGCGCATCTCAAGTTCCGCGCCCGCGAGTACGCCGCCGCGGCGGTGCTGTTTAAAAAATTCTTGCGGGAGTCCGACGATAAGGCGGCAAACCGCTGGACGGCCCGTGACGAGTACCTGCGCGGGGTGCTCCGCTCCGAGCCGGAGGCCGCGGGCGCCGTGCTCGCGGAGTTCGGGGAGCAGCCGGTATCGAACCCCCTTCGCGCCGCGGTCGCGGCGACCGCCGGGAACCGGACCGAGCTGGAGCGGCTCATTGCGGAAGCGATACGGGGCGGCGCTAGCCTGTGGTTCTACTCGGACGAAGATTTCCGCACAGCCATTGGTCAGGAACAGTGGGCCGACCTGCGGGCCAAATACCCCGCTCCGAAGCTCCCGAAAGAGGCGCATGAGCGCCCATGA
- the map gene encoding type I methionyl aminopeptidase, with protein sequence MIRPNANRPPELKSAREIALMREAGKLVARALRICREMAKPGVKTIEMDQAVEAFYAKHNAIPLFKGYPGKTPFPAVTCLSVNEQVVHGVPGQRVLKEGDLLKVDTACKLNGWCADRAITIPIGPVSAEKARLLKVGEETLQIAIDLLPKRKWWSQVASEMQRHVEQAGFSVVTSYVGHGIGRIMHENPQVPNYVDRETRKSDFKLEPGLTLAVEPMVNMRRAEVDTLGDQWTVVTRDRLASVHVEHTLALTASGVVVITADEGAFDDEPQTVPAAPAPAQ encoded by the coding sequence ATGATCCGACCCAACGCGAACCGGCCGCCGGAACTGAAATCCGCCCGCGAGATCGCGCTCATGCGCGAGGCCGGGAAACTCGTCGCCCGCGCGCTCCGCATTTGTCGCGAGATGGCGAAGCCCGGCGTCAAGACGATCGAAATGGATCAGGCGGTTGAGGCGTTTTACGCCAAACACAACGCGATCCCGCTGTTCAAGGGCTACCCCGGGAAAACGCCGTTCCCCGCGGTCACGTGCCTGAGCGTGAACGAGCAGGTGGTTCACGGCGTCCCCGGTCAGCGGGTGCTGAAAGAGGGCGACCTGCTGAAGGTCGATACCGCGTGCAAGCTGAACGGCTGGTGCGCGGACCGCGCGATCACCATTCCGATCGGGCCGGTGTCGGCCGAGAAGGCCCGGCTCCTGAAGGTCGGTGAGGAGACGCTCCAGATCGCGATCGACCTTCTGCCGAAGCGGAAGTGGTGGAGCCAGGTCGCGAGCGAGATGCAGCGGCACGTCGAGCAGGCCGGGTTCAGTGTCGTGACATCGTACGTGGGTCACGGCATCGGGCGGATCATGCACGAGAACCCGCAGGTGCCCAACTACGTTGACCGCGAGACCCGCAAATCCGACTTCAAACTCGAGCCGGGGCTGACACTGGCCGTTGAGCCGATGGTGAACATGCGGCGGGCGGAAGTGGACACGCTCGGCGACCAGTGGACCGTGGTGACACGGGACCGGTTGGCGAGCGTTCACGTGGAGCACACGCTCGCGCTCACGGCGAGCGGGGTGGTCGTCATCACCGCCGATGAAGGCGCGTTCGACGACGAACCGCAAACGGTTCCGGCCGCTCCGGCGCCGGCTCAATAA
- the rpsE gene encoding 30S ribosomal protein S5, whose translation MARERRDRGETDSRDNALVDFVVKIRRSACVVKGGRRFSFNALVVVGDRRGKVSYGYGKANEVPPAVEKAIKEGEGNVGRSKKVSVRGSTIPHRVIGKYGASRVILVPAGPGTGVKAGPGVREVLQACGISNILTKVHGSTNPLNLVKATLNGLAQLRTKEDVARLRGVQL comes from the coding sequence ATGGCGCGCGAGCGACGAGACAGGGGCGAGACCGACTCGCGTGACAACGCGTTGGTCGATTTCGTCGTGAAGATCCGCCGGTCCGCCTGCGTGGTGAAGGGCGGGCGCCGGTTCAGCTTTAACGCGCTGGTGGTCGTCGGCGACCGGCGCGGGAAGGTCTCTTACGGTTACGGCAAGGCCAACGAAGTGCCGCCGGCCGTCGAGAAGGCCATCAAGGAAGGCGAAGGCAACGTCGGCCGGTCGAAGAAGGTGTCCGTTCGCGGCAGCACCATTCCGCACCGCGTGATCGGCAAGTACGGCGCGAGCCGCGTCATCCTGGTGCCCGCTGGCCCGGGCACCGGTGTGAAGGCCGGTCCGGGGGTTCGTGAGGTGCTGCAGGCGTGCGGCATCTCGAACATCCTCACCAAGGTTCACGGCAGCACCAACCCGCTGAACCTCGTGAAGGCCACCCTCAACGGGCTGGCCCAACTCCGGACGAAAGAAGACGTGGCGCGCCTGCGGGGGGTACAACTCTAA
- the rpsM gene encoding 30S ribosomal protein S13 has translation MPRIQGVDIPPDKPTHISLRYIRGLGPTTALEVCEKLNLDPQRRAKELNDKEIAEIAVLLDKEYLVEGPLRRVEGSNIARLKEIKCYRGERHRKNLPVRGQRSKTNARTRKGIRKTVAGKKGVKDMR, from the coding sequence ATGCCCCGTATTCAAGGCGTTGACATCCCGCCGGACAAGCCGACCCACATCTCACTGCGGTACATCCGCGGGCTCGGGCCGACCACGGCGCTGGAAGTGTGCGAGAAGCTCAACCTCGACCCGCAGCGGCGGGCCAAAGAGCTGAACGACAAGGAGATCGCCGAGATCGCGGTGCTCCTCGACAAGGAGTACCTCGTCGAAGGGCCGCTCCGCCGCGTGGAAGGCTCCAACATCGCGCGGCTGAAGGAAATCAAGTGCTACCGCGGCGAGCGGCACCGGAAGAACCTGCCGGTGCGCGGCCAGCGGTCGAAGACGAACGCCCGTACCCGCAAGGGCATTCGCAAGACGGTCGCCGGCAAGAAGGGCGTCAAGGACATGCGGTAA
- the rplQ gene encoding 50S ribosomal protein L17 — protein sequence MRHRKRGRHLNRNAAHRRSLFRNLTRALITHERIVTTLPKAKELRPFVEKIVTLAKKANAAIAAAAGKGEAEEKTARIKALHYRRQAMALLGPTHGTEIWDKKDESTGDTVLKKLFREIGPRFSDRSGGYTRILKQHYRRLGDGGATAVIEFLKSGETKVQKKGPAPVAPAPAPVVAETPAPTETPAS from the coding sequence ATGCGTCACCGTAAGCGCGGTCGTCACCTGAACCGCAACGCCGCCCACCGGCGCAGCCTGTTCCGCAACCTGACCCGCGCGCTGATCACGCACGAGCGGATCGTCACCACGCTGCCGAAGGCTAAAGAACTGCGGCCGTTCGTCGAGAAGATCGTCACCCTGGCCAAAAAGGCGAATGCCGCCATCGCCGCCGCGGCTGGCAAGGGCGAGGCCGAAGAGAAGACGGCTCGCATTAAGGCCCTGCACTACCGCCGGCAGGCGATGGCCCTGCTCGGCCCGACGCACGGCACCGAGATCTGGGACAAGAAGGACGAGAGCACCGGGGACACGGTGCTGAAGAAGCTGTTCCGCGAAATCGGGCCGCGGTTCTCCGATCGCTCGGGTGGGTACACCCGCATTCTGAAGCAGCACTACCGGCGGCTCGGCGACGGCGGCGCGACCGCGGTCATTGAGTTCCTGAAGTCCGGTGAGACGAAGGTTCAGAAGAAGGGGCCGGCCCCGGTCGCCCCGGCGCCTGCCCCGGTGGTTGCGGAGACGCCCGCTCCGACCGAAACACCCGCCAGCTAA
- a CDS encoding TIGR02996 domain-containing protein, with protein sequence MSDEDALLAAIAAHPSEDTPRLAYADWLDEHDRPIRAEFIRLQCGWEQTAELPGADRRKRAERVQFLIKNHRRDLIPGPLGRDLTAPDITFDRGFLSKLQVTALQFVQQPGEFARLCPRPQVSIRHLTATWFARFIVRPELVCVTSIAVNSPGVNAARALARCPHLERLETLDWTMGGNRIGDAGLGALADSDALSNLAHLEVPGNEISDAGVECLVSSPLWRRLKRLNLAHNDLTAASADHLVSAPADQLEALVLHGINFGSAGLRRLARRFGARSQF encoded by the coding sequence ATGAGCGACGAGGACGCACTGCTGGCCGCTATCGCAGCGCATCCGAGCGAGGACACCCCGCGCCTCGCCTACGCCGATTGGCTCGACGAACACGACCGGCCAATCCGGGCCGAGTTCATTCGCCTCCAGTGCGGGTGGGAGCAGACCGCCGAATTGCCCGGCGCGGATCGGCGGAAGCGCGCGGAACGAGTGCAGTTCTTGATCAAGAACCACCGGCGCGATTTGATTCCCGGCCCGTTGGGGCGCGACCTCACCGCCCCGGATATCACCTTCGACCGCGGCTTCCTGAGCAAACTCCAAGTCACGGCCCTTCAGTTCGTTCAGCAGCCCGGCGAGTTCGCGCGGTTGTGCCCGCGCCCCCAGGTCAGCATCCGGCACCTGACCGCCACTTGGTTCGCGCGGTTCATTGTGCGCCCCGAACTGGTCTGCGTGACTTCGATCGCCGTCAACTCGCCCGGAGTGAACGCCGCACGGGCGCTCGCGAGATGCCCGCACCTCGAACGGCTCGAAACGCTCGACTGGACGATGGGCGGGAACCGCATTGGTGATGCCGGGCTGGGTGCGCTCGCCGACTCCGATGCGCTGAGTAACCTCGCTCATCTTGAGGTTCCGGGCAACGAGATCAGCGACGCCGGGGTCGAGTGCCTCGTATCGTCCCCGCTCTGGCGGCGTTTGAAACGCCTGAACCTTGCGCACAACGACTTGACCGCGGCGAGCGCGGATCACCTCGTGAGCGCTCCGGCCGATCAGCTCGAAGCCCTCGTCTTGCACGGGATAAACTTCGGCTCCGCCGGTCTCCGGCGACTGGCGAGACGATTCGGTGCTCGCAGCCAGTTTTGA
- a CDS encoding adenylate kinase family protein, translating into MRLVLVGPPGSGKGTQADRLVKRFGLTVIGTGAMFRDAIRRNTETGRIVGPLIRQGLLAPDTVVNEVVAELFRGKSRPERFVMDGYPRTYSQAVAFDALLRQEFLRVDAVVNLRIDDDEVVRRISGRRCCSNGACGVCFHVTAQPPKVPGVCTVCGAELVLRDDDKEETVRRRLGEFHKNTDLLLEHYRRQGLVDDIDATQGPEKIFADVLAALLVRRPDETGNAVLTAEGRAP; encoded by the coding sequence ATGCGATTGGTGCTCGTCGGACCCCCGGGCAGCGGCAAGGGCACGCAGGCCGACCGGCTCGTCAAGCGGTTCGGACTGACCGTCATTGGCACCGGCGCAATGTTCCGCGACGCGATCAGACGGAACACCGAGACGGGCCGGATCGTCGGGCCGCTGATCAGACAGGGACTGTTGGCGCCGGACACGGTCGTGAACGAGGTGGTCGCCGAACTGTTCCGTGGTAAGAGCCGGCCCGAGCGGTTCGTGATGGACGGCTACCCGCGGACCTATTCCCAGGCGGTCGCCTTCGACGCGTTGCTGAGACAGGAGTTCCTGCGGGTCGATGCCGTTGTGAACCTGCGCATCGACGACGACGAGGTCGTTCGGCGGATCAGCGGGCGGCGGTGCTGCTCGAACGGGGCGTGCGGCGTGTGCTTTCACGTGACCGCGCAACCGCCAAAAGTCCCGGGCGTTTGTACCGTGTGCGGGGCGGAACTGGTTCTTCGCGACGACGACAAAGAAGAAACGGTCCGGCGGCGGCTCGGCGAGTTCCACAAAAACACGGACCTGTTGCTAGAACATTACCGGCGGCAAGGGCTGGTGGACGACATCGACGCGACGCAGGGTCCGGAGAAGATTTTCGCCGACGTGCTGGCGGCGCTGCTGGTACGCCGGCCGGACGAAACCGGGAACGCGGTTCTAACCGCAGAAGGGAGGGCGCCGTGA
- the secY gene encoding preprotein translocase subunit SecY — MPEQLLTVFKIPELRKKIFITLIFLAVYRIGYYVPLPMIDQAKMAEKMSQAQRGALGQVLGFVSLFSGGNLSNACIFSLGIMPYISASIIIQLLSSGVVPSLEKLRKEGESGRKKLNELTRYLTVPICIVQAVMVVQAVMKPEASDGSGMGLAPDGYNAGFDLWWFGFTAVVTLTVGTVFLMWLGEQIDEYGIGNGISLIIMAGIVSRIPDAVNMLLIDSSTGKIKDSVFTLGGAGTDITFEKLIVLAFLFVVVVVGVIAMTKAQRRIPTQSAKHVRGRRVYGGTRQFLPMKVNAAGVMPVIFASTLLIVPGLLFNAIYSFSDSSIGWAGTLSSVFNNHSGWMYNFGYVVMIYVFTYFWVAITFNPKEIADNLKDHGSFIPGYRPGKKTADYLERVLMRVTFVGAAFLAIIAIIPNVISNEMGVPLVVASYFGGTGLLIVISVALDLVQKINSHLVMRNYPGLTDES, encoded by the coding sequence GTGCCCGAACAGCTCCTCACGGTCTTCAAGATCCCGGAACTCCGGAAGAAGATCTTCATCACCCTCATCTTCTTGGCGGTCTACCGCATCGGGTACTACGTCCCGCTGCCCATGATCGACCAGGCGAAGATGGCCGAGAAGATGTCGCAGGCGCAGCGTGGCGCGCTGGGACAGGTGCTCGGGTTCGTGTCGCTGTTCTCCGGCGGTAACCTCTCGAACGCTTGCATCTTCTCGCTCGGCATCATGCCGTACATCTCGGCGTCGATCATCATCCAGCTCCTGTCGAGCGGGGTGGTGCCGTCGCTGGAGAAGCTCCGCAAGGAGGGCGAGAGCGGTCGCAAGAAGCTGAACGAACTGACCCGCTATCTCACGGTGCCCATTTGCATCGTGCAGGCGGTCATGGTCGTGCAGGCCGTCATGAAGCCCGAGGCCAGTGACGGTAGCGGGATGGGGCTCGCGCCCGACGGGTACAACGCCGGCTTTGACCTGTGGTGGTTCGGCTTCACGGCCGTTGTCACGCTGACCGTAGGTACCGTGTTCCTGATGTGGCTCGGCGAGCAGATCGACGAGTACGGCATCGGCAACGGCATCTCGCTCATCATCATGGCCGGGATCGTGTCCCGCATCCCGGACGCGGTCAACATGCTCCTGATCGACTCCTCCACGGGCAAGATCAAGGACTCGGTGTTCACACTCGGCGGGGCCGGGACCGACATCACGTTCGAGAAACTGATCGTTCTCGCGTTCCTGTTCGTCGTGGTGGTCGTCGGCGTGATCGCGATGACGAAGGCCCAGCGCCGCATCCCGACCCAGAGCGCGAAGCACGTCCGCGGCCGACGGGTGTACGGCGGCACGCGCCAGTTCCTGCCGATGAAGGTGAACGCGGCCGGTGTGATGCCCGTGATCTTCGCGAGCACCCTGCTCATCGTCCCGGGCCTGTTGTTCAACGCGATCTACAGCTTCTCCGACAGCTCGATCGGCTGGGCGGGCACGCTGTCGAGCGTGTTCAACAACCACAGCGGCTGGATGTACAACTTCGGCTACGTGGTGATGATCTACGTGTTCACGTACTTCTGGGTGGCGATCACCTTCAACCCGAAGGAGATCGCCGACAACCTGAAGGACCACGGCAGCTTCATCCCCGGTTACCGGCCGGGCAAGAAGACCGCGGACTACCTCGAACGGGTGCTGATGCGGGTGACGTTCGTGGGGGCGGCGTTCCTCGCGATCATCGCGATCATCCCCAACGTGATCTCGAACGAGATGGGCGTTCCGCTGGTGGTCGCGAGTTACTTCGGCGGTACGGGCCTGCTTATCGTGATCAGCGTGGCGCTCGACCTGGTGCAGAAGATCAACAGTCACCTCGTCATGCGGAACTACCCCGGGCTGACCGACGAATCGTGA